One genomic window of Branchiostoma lanceolatum isolate klBraLanc5 chromosome 5, klBraLanc5.hap2, whole genome shotgun sequence includes the following:
- the LOC136435166 gene encoding uncharacterized protein isoform X2, which translates to MANLFEKLSLPRHDQDSDSSGNDRDGAGERGNPDSEENASVDSDNSPQSENNMEDEGSMGEGEVEEETLFEEEEDIPAVPQEDPGRIFEAMKSFTIPRKRSVQKELLEEISLTSREFTHELLPQVSLCYRDPAMKNKIKHLKIYMVHNQELVKEFHEKRREMKGEGRTDKDLAEQLGFLCLDTFEDAQKVCQTGLTVGSSFLSSLGHPNMGVYVSRYADIIKPGPLINGTKGFLIIFKVIKGKMKSVVENNSWNFTEPTPNFDCHVSKALAEIGSLQPNQAFHAAQYYLYEFGDLDMLKRPRHVLPYAVVQFEVFGGSQTFPLMASSAQTRLPQRPHPSYPPVSAPRPSSMSHVAPSYPSYPSAQMVEARRPQVDLTEEGYELWTGQLVNKENLLCEIQLRSPTCTLLPIQMEEQICISGRIPFHKLQKNLPRPIFTKLPKGSNHREVHVGDKYFIYCEVKAVIDVENKLVSLLNFMEKKKEACIAVLPEGVQLLLFPSCQMAQDLGIIDPSSPMMLHGLFVSPSPMLVSLRDCSLRKNIKAPVDGASLYGSASPATPSSSVSEVESPKTPKVDTTELRSAMMQVFELQKMQAEGNMTVQDSIQNLERQNQLLRNLQAKVEVHSKTLAEAQQKKVLQETDAFDNTDFTVPKYPLVSRLQLEQCFAHQHSFIHRWQLELQRRQHQPGNMDPRLAQVPAFPLQQHSGQPSSRTGPMPSPYPHQMYPLRPHAPHPQGRNMPMGTPTQSSPGPGSMSAQPRPPLYPVSSYGGSIPALSGSTPPQLGATPSYSPGGASPFLQQPASGPQAISRLGKFPLSSLPPNQKANDPRLRKHLEALQPKVPAVARSSSLPSAQGSTATTTVASPLLSSPLITASSPLLTSEKTALSDSPTGVSMEKVPPARSHSLSEHQDPPTRPLPLKKETPPPPPKAPESPEAAQVQEETEESKVPDTGLTDKQKPPTKASGIAKGKDAALLPKAGVVSNIPLEEKEEMKAFLDTVFEETPAESRISSASEMKNFLDTVVIGKQPQKKKPLKEKEKVVVTQKKMPEKRKERPEKERLPEKKRIRMPEEDIIKRCMLPSISNLTIPRKKPTQQEKPSVVEYNHGAGSTTIDYQHGSSSGPKISPVSKVVDYGHGRDIVEQSVEEEEDADIRMQAIVVDYGHQPPAANLLDTEKLTTADTVSNADESTLMDDQQHPPAGIDDMIVKEPVQSADLAQSRPTDTKELLPEQEQVDSKLEQQMSKEVEPEEQESVHGESEEELTEAFLFCRDVSYGATDSSLTVTVRTVDDEDEDGTVYDGLTDSEALELSVVRAVFSHYYLGDLDLQENGQDFAEHVRNSIHAMHTTSQEVSTADRHVVENADAAKEKEDENTSVPATESTNKTVADSKIQDKTKRKASTLSEKATSSFKLRGKNYYEPSHDLGELMKDLTSPSYKRTPAHRPMEVTVSELVPSPTKKFENCSEKFRHSKDTGDSQELDHTAIHADKEAARKHSKSSNVQQMLRLLDDDLKSHQQEEQQQEQDLYKAYEKEQDEQKVVIPGLGANDDQLKCLQPKGDDLHVTNAGHSWLRSAGIGFQCRTDKFEEDLTLSTTQGAQRSGLLRSTASAMLDPRLSKKLCKQKQGSSSRCTKTQQREPCDLPLPKFAEDVMHWLKEDLKTGTNRFGFESSVRSSSHRGHVKTEHEITTNADSAHRQKDIAPLLNADSSTGSRKESTRISLSEVKEKVSWWLEKFRPGQQPSEQGNAQEKAVTSSVVPTVDLKMVSMAPTSESAAVEETVANKSEVDACKEHPWAKHPAIIAPQQTATPLLDIKPTGVATGAEKPMPYSKPTLDDQTFTSEDVQMSEHPISETTDLDLPQRVKLEPVRVEYRSGVVKRSSSSSPVAVTVSSPVQMAPTPLSPTHTPVHTYTPVSPATTVPPQTVTTTAPDQNVSLPQVPLQPPGLVIPSLSLNRLKHESTKALEQPCSIQAAAAASTSTVVSAESPLPAVQKQVDQDNVGPVAEKVAVSENKALHAEKEVASISMSAEASISMSAEASISMSAEEAILMSAEKESKSQITKHTVIEPAAATSPLVPSSTERVDMQDSMDAREEKKETPTVVEASQNKVPPKQSVIIKSPAEIIAANKPVKPVVARKPTIAELVVTRLMKEKAGKKAGKKVMKKGSRASSPVFEAQGKVLKKPGTITIANLKQSPVAGSKAALGKSAGGKIKSPGNKLAKVQSIAPKNAKDVIHDAYDDFEKEVSKTLEEKGLSALAVSVSEDSQGTKDTTQAKRLSRLTRFSQFYLSCKHDVKYPDKVRETLVDTDYAIRRTERQITRKMEMEKMEKERNRQHLRDTSSERTHTVVKREEGNKTKVDIEQKTSSTIVTASEGGHRWENKEEPCTYQRQGNIDAVVHFALKNLQQKTSTLCDDSNDLSPLLNAIDLSFSEGKHLKLSQRSAGNVDSKMATRIDDIVMDSLVPLPLPERYATNIPLLNHENAPDEVHPTSPIAQDYNQADTLGETRGPCLPQSQAPVPDAASVAFKVEMAGEVPELVDEPEAPAPHTFVRPLKAKLKPIVINIKTKTCLDPALPQWTKVSDAEVKPQTSTLFEMPSRKSSEERQFDYLAHLQRDSHPAGVDQPTVAMPGASESMKSHSTMPQTQGNGSEQKGSWSVPGWDMTEQCPPWHSQSQSHYVFTPSVPKLSIPSSEPPPPGVDDGGDSPLLDEGRYDNSSTNIDRIIDEVDRDFARVFDSSVENTENVQIHEDVRKVEFRDRPDVETNTAGKSSGPHSNVEALVNELIAAGRSAADTRTQDKDDYTHTEYLYGEYGTPIAIKPVQKVSCSLASGQKHDDEEAKKQWVSLPYQGEFSVHVDHEATDEIVVDLLKDFFEQISDTLESYNLPQAGHSSQADVVGSGLRDQGSHLPALSSQAVAMVRGNKRHAEMDLSQDRHLKWQRFHSNLEYDSDVEVFENEEDAEHFRSHLSQLSKHCSKESHSKLDAVTKGSYLATKTRLVDLAGSPRKHARDKGSASETDEGHLGGSVRFMNLSTEAKERILQARARTARIVNTLMTRYSNEIQDVAEEDHETFKKLSKRQKKNLKKLKQRGSKSEKANVPLEVSYASPITSDSDTELILAQSSPPPADPAAYGEKSPDQQQQEAPPSSSAQNWFYVYNPHSDAALQEVKDFLLSAGGTELDPFNLSMVADIPGVDVWVVIRNSDTPDVANIPNLYELKRMPMVKFVGLDSIDDLRNQTYCHIFTRGAIVVPDEKVLIKASSGELQALCQFMEEQTFDKDEPWTMKLHYSTRLSLEKMKNDVTLDYAQREDSWKMLCCLDEYIRKGLAEYLPLLHGCREGDKTPIEMLPCVAKIQLENLETCRHIVMLTDLDQYCKEADLDQSSEQAGIFWKAGIGVTSLNEFLSVFTSWKGEQKEKGKESEVKPNFMDTLQSDKAEHTEASGRTGNLIEISTGPVSNEKGQEDKTKDVGEVQGKPIPSIGSATNHRPLVPYITEDFSEGHAEQPVTTSQTDFGETAEHQQYLEAVSSQLQASPHVSPGAKLVPVAGQPSCSQSSAQGQATTTPGEVAHPQVHLSPLPREAPHTQPPQPHPSPQQPLHPPPYPVQATQPPQSPHTPHPAYPAASTPTQSFTPQPPYSQATSFPQQSPVPQTTPSPSYLPQSPYPPQSVPYSPAYHYPQQPPSPMVSVSAESSPQAQPSPHTQSFSPYPPYYSPQPQVPSPQGSATPVQPGYLPHFQFPESYPEMHGPPQMHGHPGHPGPEYYMGPPPPGMGPLHHPGMAPHPRGPFVHSPQPYSGPPLTPGGGAESDHSLSPGIEKEAKPVEKKSLSGSTSPRARIQRSKAAAGKRPVRPPPTKVQPPTPTPT; encoded by the exons AACTACTGGAGGAGATCTCGCTGACGTCCCGTGAGTTCACCCACGAGCTGCTTCCTCAGGTGTCCCTGTGCTACAGGGATCCAGCCATGAAGAACAAGATCAAACACCTCAAAATCTACATGGTCCACAACCAGGAGCTAGTCAAGGAG TTCCATGAGAAGAGGAGGGAGATGAAGGGGGAGGGCAGGACAGACAAGGACCTGGCAGAACAGCTCGGCTTCCTATGCCTGGACACCTTCGAAGAT GCCCAGAAGGTGTGTCAGACAGGACTGACGGTTGGTAGCAGCTTTCTCTCCAGCCTAGGACATCCCAACATGG GTGTGTACGTGTCTAGGTATGCGGACATCATCAAGCCAGGGCCCCTTATAAATGGCACCAAGGGATTTCTTATCATCTTCAAAGTCATCAAG GGAAAGATGAAGTCAGTGGTGGAGAACAACTCATGGAATTTTACAGAGCCAACACCAAACTTTGATTGCCATGTGTCCAAAGCATTGGCTGAAATTGGGAGCCTTCAACCAAACCAGGCTTTCCATGCAGCACAG TACTACTTGTATGAGTTTGGAGACCTGGACATGCTGAAGCGCCCTCGACATGTCCTCCCGTACGCCGTTGTGCAGTTTGAAGTGTTTGGGGGGTCTCAAACATTCCCTCTCATGGCCTCCTCAGCACAGACAAG GTTGCCCCAGAGACCACATCCATCCTACCCACCAGTCAGTGCACCTAGACCCTCCAGTATGTCTCATGTGGCGCCATCCTACCCAAGCTATCCTTCAGCACAGATGGTGGAAG CTAGGAGGCCACAAGTGGATCTAACAGAGGAGGGGTATGAACTTTGGACAGGTCAGCTTGTGAACAAGGAGAATCTACTGTGTGAAATCCAGCTACGCTCACCAACATGCACCCTCCTGCCCATACAGAT GGAAGAGCAGATTTGCATCAGTGGCAGGATTCCCTTCCATAAGCTACAGAAGAATCTGCCTCGCCCCATCTTCACTAAGCTGCCCAAGGGATCAAACCATAGGGAAG TCCATGTTGGTGACAAGTACTTCATCTACTGTGAAGTAAAGGCAGTGATAGATGTGGAAAACAAGCTTGTCTCGCTGCTGAACTTCATGGAAAAGAAAAAGGAG GCTTGTATAGCTGTCCTACCAGAGGGAGTGCAGCTGTTGCTGTTCCCCAGCTGTCAGATGGCACAAGACTTAG GTATCATCGACCCCAGCTCCCCCATGATGCTACATGGGCTGTTTGTGTCACCCTCCCCCATGCTGGTTTCCCTCAGAG ATTGTAGCCTAAGGAAGAACATCAAAGCCCCTGTGGATGGTGCATCTTTGTATGGCTCTGCCTCTCCCGCCACACCCTCCTCCTCTGTGTCAGAGGTGGAGTCCCCCAAGACACCGAAGGTGGACACAACTGAGCTCAGGAGTGCTATGATGCAG GTTTTTGAGCTTCAGAAGATGCAAGCTGAAGGAAACATGACTGTCCAGGATTCAATCCAAAACCTGGAGCGACAAAACCAGCTGTTACGCAACCTTCAGGCGAAGGTCGAAGTTCACAGTAAGACACTGGCTGAGGCCCAGCAGAAGAAGGTTCTTCAGGAGACAGATGCGTTTGACAACACAGATTTCACTGTACCCAAGTATCCCCTTGTGTCACGTCTACAACTGGAGCAGTGTTTTGCTCATCAGCACTCTTTCATCCAT CGCTGGCAGCTTGAGCTCCAGAGACGGCAACACCAGCCAGGCAACATGGACCCTCGCCTGGCACAGGTCCCAGCCTTCCCCCTTCAGCAGCACAGTGGCCAGCCCTCCAGCAGGACGGGTCCCATGCCGTCCCCATACCCCCACCAGATGTACCCTCTCAGGCCACATGCACCCCACCCGCAGGGACGCAACATGCCCATGGGAACTCCCACTCAGTCCTCTCCTGGACCAGGCTCCATGTCCGCGCAGCCCCGTCCCCCTTTATATCCAGTGTCGTCTTACGGTGGATCAATTCCAGCGCTGTCTGGATCAACCCCACCACAGCTAGGTGCCACACCCTCCTATTCACCTGGCGGGGCGTCGCCTTTCCTCCAGCAACCAGCCTCAGGTCCGCAGGCTATCTCCCGTCTGGGAAAGTTCCCGCTCTCTTCCCTGCCCCCAAACCAGAAAGCGAACGATCCGAGGCTGAGGAAACACTTAGAAGCACTGCAGCCAAAGGTCCCTGCCGTGGCTAGGAGCAGCTCGCTGCCATCTGCACAGGGGAGCACAGCTACAACTACGGTAGCTTCCCCCCTGTTAAGCTCACCACTCATAACTGCGTCCTCTCCCCTTCTAACAAGTGAAAAGACTGCTCTATCAGACTCACCAACAGGGGTTAGCATGGAGAAAGTTCCTCCAGCGAGAAGTCATTCCCTTTCTGAACACCAAGATCCACCTACAAGACCCCTTCCTCTTAAGAAGGAgacaccaccaccacccccaAAAGCTCCAGAGTCACCCGAAGCAGCACAGGTTcaagaagaaacagaagagtCTAAAGTTCCAGACACAGGACTTACAGACAAGCAAAAGCCACCTACTAAAGCTTCAGGCATAGCAAAGGGGAAAGATGCAGCTTTGCTGCCTAAGGCTGGAGTAGTGAGTAATATCCCCTTGGAGGAGAAAGAAGAAATGAAGGCATTTCTGGACACTGTCTTTGAGGAGACACCAGCAGAAAGCAGGATTTCTAGTGCATCAGAGATGAAGAACTTCCTGGACACTGTTGTAATAGGAAAACAACCTCAGAAGAAAAAGCCactgaaagaaaaggaaaaggtAGTGGTGACTCAGAAGAAGATGCctgagaaaaggaaagaaagaccTGAGAAGGAAAGACTTCCTGAGAAAAAAAGGATCAGAATGCCGGAGGAAG ATATAATTAAGAGGTGCATGCTGCCCAGCATAAGTAACTTGACCATTCCACGAAAGAAGCCCACTCAACAAGAGAAACCATCTGTGGTAGAGTACAACCATGGTGCCGGCTCTACAACAATAGACTACCAACACGGCTCTTCATCTGGACCGAAAATCAGTCCCGTGTCCAAGGTGGTGGATTATGGGCATGGAAGAGACATTGTGGAGCAGTCGGTGGAGGAAGAAGAGGATGCTGACATCAGGATGCAAGCAATTGTGGTGGACTATGGGCACCAGCCACCAGCTGCAAATCTTTTGGACACAGAAAAACTAACAACTGCAGACACTGTTTCAAATGCTGATGAGAGTACTCTAATGGATGACCAACAACATCCTCCTGCTGGCATTGATGACATGATTGTGAAAGAGCCTGTCCAAAGTGCTGACTTAGCACAATCCAGGCCCACGGACACTAAAGAACTATTACCAGAACAGGAACAGGTTGATTCAAAGTTAGAACAGCAGATGTCTAAAGAGGTTGAACCAGAAGAACAAGAGAGCGTTCATGGGGAATCGGAGGAGGAATTGACAGAGGCATTCCTCTTCTGTAGAGACGTGTCCTATGGAGCTACAGACAGTTCACTAACTGTGACTGTTAGAACTGTagatgatgaagatgaggatgggactgtCTATGATGGCTTGACAGACAGTGAAGCCCTAGAGCTGAGTGTCGTCAGAGCTGTCTTCTC GCATTACTATCTTGGTGATCTGGACCTTCAGGAGAATGGACAGGACTTTGCTGAGCATGTGCGAAACAGTATCCACGCAATGCACACTACCAGCCAGGAGGTCAGCACTGCGGACAGGCATGTTGTGGAAAATGCTGATGCAGCAAAGGAAAAGGAGGATGAAAATACCAGTGTACCTGCTACTGAGAGTACCAACAAAACGGTTGCTGATTCTAAGATTCAG GACAAAAccaagagaaaagcttcaacacTAAGTGAAAAAGCCACGTCTTCATTCAAGCTACGTGGTAAGAACTACTACGAGCCATCCCATGACCTAGGGGAACTCATGAAGGATCTGACCAGCCCTTCTTATAAAAGGACCCCTGCCCACAGACCTATGGAAGTAACAGTGTCTGAACTTGTTCCTAGTCCCACCAAGAAGTTTGAGAATTGTTCTGAGAAGTTCCGACACTCAAAAGATACTGGGGACTCCCAAGAGCTTGATCACACAGCAATTCATGCAGATAAGGAGGCTGCCAGGAAGCATAGCAAAAGTTCAAATGTGCAACAGATGTTGAGGTTATTGGATGATGATCTTAAATCTCATCAACAAGAGGAACAACAACAAGAGCAGGACTTGTATAAGGCCTATGAGAAG GAACAAGATGAGCAGAAAGTTGTCATTCCAGGATTAGGAG CTAACGATGACCAACTCAAATGCCTGCAACCAAAAG GCGATGATCTTCATGTTACAAATGCAGGACATTCTTG GCTAAGGTCTGCAGGGATTGGGTTCCAGTGTCGTACAGACAAGTTTGAGGAAGACCTAACTCTCAGCACCACTCAAGGTGCTCAGCGGTCAGGACTGCTTCGCTCCACAGCCTCTGCAATGCTGGACCCTCGTTTGAGCAAGAAGCTATGCAAGCAGAAGCAAGGCAGCTCCTCAAGATGCACAAAGACTCAGCAGAGAGAACCTTGTGATCTGCCTCTGCCAAAGTTTGCAGAAGATGTGATGCATTGGCTGAAGGAAGACCTGAAAACTGGTACCAATAGATTTGGTTTTGAAAGCAGTGTCAGGTCTTCATCACATCGAGGACATGTAAAGACTGAACATGAGATAACAACCAATGCAGATTCTGCTCACCGACAGAAGGACATTGCCCCACTGTTAAATGCGGATAGCTCCACTGGCTCACGTAAGGAATCCACGAGGATCTCCCTTAGTGAAGTGAAGGAGAAGGTGTCATGGTGGTTGGAGAAGTTTAGACCAGGGCAGCAGCCAAGTGAGCAAGGAAATGCTCAGGAAAAAGCAGTAACCTCATCAGTTGTTCCAACTGTTGACTTGAAAATGGTATCAATGGCACCAACATCAGAAAGTGCTGCTGTTGAAGAGACTGTTGCAAATAAGTCGGAGGTGGATGCTTGTAAGGAGCATCCATGGGCAAAGCATCCAGCTATCATTGCTCCTCAACAGACAGCTACTCCACTTCTAGACATTAAACCTACAGGTGTTGCAACAGGTGCTGAAAAACCTATGCCATATTCTAAACCTACTCTTGATGATCAGACATTTACATCTGAAGACGTCCAGATGTCAGAACATCCAATCTCTGAGACAACAGACTTGGACTTACCACAGCGGGTAAAACTTGAACCTGTCCGTGTGGAGTACAGATCTGGAGTTGTGAAAAGATCCAGTTCATCATCACCGGTTGCAGTGACTGTCAGCTCCCCTGTCCAGATGGCTCCAACACCCCTATCTCCTACCCACACCCCTGTCCATACCTATACACCAGTGTCTCCTGCAACAACAGTACCACCTCAAACTGTGACAACAACTGCACCAGATCAGAATGTATCACTGCCTCAGGTGCCACTGCAGCCACCAGGGCTTGTGATCCCTTCCCTGTCACTTAACAGGTTGAAACATGAAAGTACAAAAGCCTTGGAACAGCCTTGTTCCATCCAAGCAGCTGCTGCTGCCTCTACATCAACTGTGGTGTCTGCAGAGTCTCCTTTGCCTGCAGTCCAAAAGCAAGTGGACCAAGATAATGTTGGACCTGTAGCAGAGAAAGTTGCAGTTTCAGAGAATAAAGCTCTGCATGCAGAGAAAGAAGTAGCATCCATTTCAATGTCTGCTGAAGCATCCATTTCAATGTCTGCTGAAGCATCCATTTCAATGTCTGCTGAAGAAGCCATTTTAATGTCTGCTGAAAAAGAAAGTAAGTCCCAAATTACAAAACACACTGTTATTGAACCTGCAGCAGCAACAAGTCCACTTGTTCCATCATCTACTGAGAGAGTTGATATGCAAGACAGTATGGATGCAAGGGAGGAGAAAAAAGAAACACCAACGGTTGTTGAGGCGTCACAAAACAAAGTTCCACCAAAGCAGTCTGTTATCATAAAGTCTCCCGCAGAAATCATAGCAGCAAACAAGCCAGTTAAACCAGTAGTTGCCCGAAAGCCTACCATTGCTGAACTAGTGGTAACGAGGTTAATGAAAGAGAAGGCAGGGAAAAAGGCAGGGAAAAAGGTTATGAAGAAAGGAAGTAGAGCAAGCTCTCCTGTGTTTGAAGCACAGGGAAAAGTGTTGAAGAAACCAGGTACTATCACTATAGCTAATTTGAAACAGTCGCCGGTAGCAGGATCAAAGGCAGCTCTTGGCAAGTCTGCAGGTGGAAAGATTAAGTCCCCTGGCAATAAACTAGCCAAAGTCCAAAGCATTGCTCCTAAAAATGCAAAGGATGTCATACACGATGCATATGATGACTTTGAGAAGGAGGTATCTAAGACACTTGAGGAGAAAGGGCTTTCTGCCTTGGCTGTTTCTGTGTCAGAAGACTCACAAGGCACTAAGGACACGACACAAGCTAAGCGTCTTTCACGTCTCACCAGGTTCTCCCAGTTCTACCTCTCATGTAAGCATGACGTGAAGTACCCAGATAAAGTGAGGGAAACCTTGGTAGATACTGATTATGCAATCAGACGTACCGAACGGCAGATCACCAGGAAAATGGAGAtggaaaaaatggaaaaagaaaGGAACAGACAGCATCTCAGAGACACCTCAAGTGAAAGGACTCATACCGTTGTTAAGAGAGAAGAAGGTAACAAGACAAAAGTTGACATTGAGCAAAAAACATCAAGCACAATAGTCACAGCATCTGAAGGTGGTCATAGGTGGGAAAACAAAGAAGAGCCATGTACCTATCAAAGGCAGGGTAACATAGATGCAGTTGTGCACTTTGCCCTGAAAAACTTGCAGCAAAAGACTAGTACCTTGTGCGATGACAGCAATGATCTAAGTCCCTTGCTCAATGCTATCGACCTCTCTTTCTCTGAAGGAAAGCACCTAAAGCTTTCGCAGAGAAGTGCTGGTAATGTAGACTCCAAGATGGCAACAAGGATTGATGATATTGTCATGGACTCCCTAGTTCCTTTGCCCTTGCCAGAGAGGTATGCAACTAACATTCCTTTACTCAACCATGAAAATGCTCCTGATGAAGTGCACCCAACATCACCAATAGCACAAGACTATAACCAGGCAGACACCTTGGGAGAAACAAGAGGCCCTTGCTTGCCACAGAGTCAGGCACCAGTACCAGATGCAGCCTCTGTTGCGTTCAAAGTGGAGATGGCTGGAGAGGTTCCAGAATTGGTGGATGAACCAGAAGCCCCAGCACCTCATACTTTTGTGAGGCCGCTGAAGGCTAAGCTGAAGCCTATTGTCATCAACATTAAAACTAAAACCTGCCTGGATCCAGCTTTGCCACAGTGGACAAAGGTTTCTGATGCAGAAGTAAAGCCACAAACATCTACTCTGTTCGAGATGCCCTCCAGAAAGTCCAGTGAAGAGCGCCAGTTTGACTACTTAGCTCATCTTCAAAGGGATTCACATCCTGCTGGAGTTGATCAACCCACAGTTGCCATGCCAGGGGCATCAGAGTCTATGAAATCCCACAGTACCATGCCTCAAACACAAGGCAACGGTTCTGAACAGAAAGGGTCCTGGTCAGTGCCAGGATGGGATATGACAGAACAGTGTCCTCCTTGGCACAGCCAATCTCAGTCGCATTACGTCTTCACACCGTCAGTCCCTAAACTGTCCATCCCATCATCGGAGCCTCCTCCTCCTGGTGTGGATGATGGAGGAGATAGCCCTCTTCTGGATGAAGGGAGATACGATAACAGCTCAACTAACATTGATCGCATCATTGATGAGGTTGACAGAGACTTTGCTAGGGTGTTTGACAGCAGTGTTGAGAATACAGAAAATGTGCAGATTCATGAAGATGTCAGGAAAGTTGAGTTTCGCGACAGACCTGATGTGGAGACCAACACAGCTGGGAAAAGTTCTGGACCTCACTCGAACGTTGAGGCCCTCGTCAATGAACTTATTGCAGCTGGTAGATCTGCAGCTGACACTAGAACCCAAGACAAGGATGACTACACACATACTGAGTATCTATATGGAGAGTATGGGACACCGATTGCAATAAAACCTGTCCAGAAAGTGTCCTGTTCCCTAGCATCAGGTCAGaaacatgatgatgaagaagcCAAGAAACAGTGGGTATCATTGCCATACCAAGGAGAGTTCTCTGTACATGTCGATCATGAGGCTACAGATGAGATTGTTGTGGATCTGTTGAAGGACTTCTTCGAGCAGATATCAGATACTTTGGAGTCTTACAACCTTCCACAGGCAGGCCACAGTTCCCAGGCTGATGTGGTTGGATCTGGCTTGAGAGATCAAGGATCTCATCTCCCAGCACTGTCCAGCCAGGCTGTGGCCATGGTCAGGGGGAACAAGAGACATGCAGAAATGGATTTGTCTCAGGACAGACACTTAAAGTGGCAGAGGTTTCACAGTAATCTAGAGTATGACTCTGATGTGGAAGTCTTTGAGAATGAAGAGGATGCAGAACACTTTAGAAGCCACCTAAGCCAATTGTCCAAACACTGCTCTAAGGAATCCCACTCCAAGTTGGATGCTGTGACAAAGGGCTCCTACCTTGCCACTAAAACTAGGTTGGTGGACCTTGCCGGCAGTCCACGCAAGCATGCCAGAGATAAGGGGTCTGCATCAGAGACTGATGAGGGCCACTTGGGTGGCTCTGTCAGGTTTATGAACCTCAGCACTGAAGCCAAGGAAAGGATCTTGCAAGCTCGAGCAAGAACTGCAAGGATTGTCAATACCCTAATGACCAG ATACAGTAATGAGATACAGGATGTAGCAGAAGAGGACCATGAGACCTTCAAAAAACTCAGCAAGAGACAAAAGAAGAACCTCAAGAAGCTGAAGCAGAGAGGGTCCAAATCAGAAAAG GCTAATGTGCCACTAGAAGTGAGCTATGCCAGTCCCATCACCTCAGACTCGGATACAGAGCTCATCCTTGCCCAGTCCTCACCACCACCAGCAGATCCTGCAGCTTATGGTGAGAAATCTCCAGACCAACAACAGCAGGAAGCGCCGCCTAGCAGCTCAGCGCAGAACTGGTTCTATGTCTACAATCCTCACAGTGATGCTGCTCTGCAGGAAGTCAAG GACTTCTTACTGAGTGCTGGTGGGACAGAACTTGACCCCTTTAACCTGTCCATGGTGGCCGACATTCCCGGGGTTGATGTGTGGGTCGTCATCAGGAACTCTGACACACCCGACGTGGCAAACATTCCAAACTTGTACGAGCTGAAGAG GATGCCAATGGTTAAGTTTGTTGGTCTTGACTCCATCGATGACTTGCGGAACCAGACCTACTGCCACATCTTCACACGGGGTGCCATTGTTGTGCCAGACGAGAAAGTTCTCATCAAAGCCAGCTCAG GTGAGCTGCAGGCATTGTGCCAGTTTATGGAGGAGCAGACCTTTGACAAGGATGAGCCGTGGACGATGAAGCTGCACTACAGCACTCGCCTCAGCCTGGAGAAGATGAA GAATGACGTAACACTGGATTACGCTCAGCGGGAAGACAGCTGGAAGATGTTGTGTTGTCTGGATGAGTACATCAGGAAGGGCCTGGCAGAATATCTCCCACTGCTGCATGGTTGCCGGGAGGGGGACAAGACACCTATTGAGATGCTCCCTTGTGTTGCCAAGATCCAGTTAGAGAACCTGGAAACTTGCAGGCACATTGTCATGCTGACAG ACCTGGATCAGTACTGCAAAGAAGCTG ACCTTGATCAGAGCAGCGAGCAGGCTGGGATATTCTGGAAGGCAGGGATTGGGGTAACCAGTCTAAATGAGTTCCTGAGTGTCTTCACAAGCTGGAAAGGGGAACAGAAGGAGAAGGGAAAGGAATCTGAAG TCAAGCCAAACTTCATGGATACTCTACAATCAGACAAGGCTGAGCACACAGAGGCTTCTGGGAGGACAGGAAACCTGATTGAGATCTCAACTGGACCAGTTTCAAATGAGAAAGGACAGGAAGATAAGACAAAGGATGTAGGGGAAGTCCAAGGGAAGCCTATTCCGTCAATAGGGTCTGCCACCAATCACAGGCCCCTTGTTCCATACATTACCGAAGACTTCTCGGAAGGTCATGCTGAGCAGCCAGTGACGACGTCCCAGACAGATTTCGGGGAGACAGCAGAACACCAACAGTACTTGGAGGCTGTGTCGTCCCAGCTACAAGCTTCACCACATGTTTCACCTGGTGCTAAATTAGTGCCTGTGGCAGGACAGCCATCTTGTTCCCAGAGCTCTGCACAGGGGCAGGCCACTACCACCCCAGGCGAGGTAGCCCACCCACAGGTCCACCTGTCCCCTCTCCCTCGAGAAGCTCCCCACACCCAGCCTCCCCAGCCTCATCCTTCCCCCCAGCAACCCCTCCACCCTCCTCCTTACCCAGTCCAAGCTACCCAGCCGCCACAGAGTCCCCACACTCCACATCCAGCCTATCCAGCAGCATCTACCCCCACTCAGAGCTTCACACCCCAGCCTCCTTACTCCCAGGCGACATCTTTCCCTCAACAGTCCCCAGTTCCTCAGACAACCCCGTCTCCTTCCTACCTGCCACAGTCCCCGTACCCTCCTCAGTCAGTGCCATACTCGCCTGCCTACCATTATCCCCAGCAGCCGCCCTCCCCTATGGTGTCTGTCAGTGCAGAAAGCTCCCCGCAGGCACAGCCATCTCCCCACACACAGTCCTTCTCACCTTACCCTCCTTACTATTCCCCTCAGCCACAAGTCCCCAGCCCTCAGGGGTCAGCCACCCCCGTTCAGCCTGGATATCTGCCTCACTTCCAGTTCCCCGAGAGTTATCCAGAAATGCACGGGCCACCACAAATGCATGGCCACCCGGGACACCCCGGGCCAGAGTACTACATGGgtccccctcccccgggaatgGGACCGCTTCACCATCCCGGCATGGCACCCCACCCAAGAGGACCATTTGTGCACTCTCCCCAACCGTACAGTGGACCTCCCCTAACTCCGGGCGGAGGGGCTGAAAGTGACCATTCTCTCAGTCCTGGCATAGAAAAGGAAGCAAAACCAGTTGAGAAAAAGTCCCTCTCCGGCTCCACCTCCCCCAGGGCTCGGATCCAGAGGTCCAAGGCCGCTGCAGGCAAGAGGCCAGTCCGCCCTCCACCCACCAAAGTCCAGCCGCCTACCCCTACACCCACCTAA